The following coding sequences lie in one uncultured Bacteroides sp. genomic window:
- the amrS gene encoding AmmeMemoRadiSam system radical SAM enzyme, translating into MGTINLGKWHKLSAYQEKMEGNKVRCHICPHNCLVNEGGIGICKTRVNKRGVLYSLAYGNPCSIGIDPIEKKPLFHFLPGERIYSLATAGCNFRCLNCQNWQISQSSPNELDHYDLPPEEVVKSAIAHNTQLIAFTYTEPTVFYEYVYDTAQIAHEEGLRTVFISNGFINKQPLLDLCPYLDAANIDLKCFDDAIYRELDGGRLQPVLDTLKTMKEKGVWLEITNLLVPGYTDNPKMIEAMCNWLIENGFSDTPLHFSRFFPAYKLANMPPTQESILIEAKNIAEKAGIKYVYVGNIPSLHDENTYCSHCKRMIIERNGFNVERNHIQEGKCEFCKEPIAGVWE; encoded by the coding sequence ATGGGAACAATAAATTTAGGAAAATGGCACAAGCTTTCGGCTTATCAGGAAAAGATGGAGGGGAACAAGGTACGTTGCCACATCTGTCCACACAACTGTCTGGTTAACGAAGGAGGAATTGGAATCTGCAAAACCAGAGTGAACAAAAGAGGTGTTCTTTACTCCTTGGCTTACGGAAATCCCTGTTCGATTGGAATTGATCCCATCGAAAAGAAACCGTTGTTTCACTTTCTCCCAGGAGAAAGGATTTACTCGCTGGCCACGGCCGGATGCAATTTCCGCTGTCTCAACTGCCAGAACTGGCAAATCTCGCAAAGTTCGCCAAATGAACTGGACCATTACGATCTACCTCCGGAAGAAGTTGTAAAAAGCGCTATTGCTCACAATACGCAATTGATAGCCTTTACCTACACTGAACCAACAGTCTTCTATGAGTATGTGTATGACACCGCGCAGATAGCGCATGAAGAAGGACTAAGAACAGTCTTTATCTCCAACGGTTTTATCAACAAGCAACCGCTGCTCGACCTTTGTCCCTATCTGGATGCTGCCAATATCGATCTGAAATGTTTCGATGATGCCATCTATCGGGAACTGGACGGCGGACGGCTGCAACCTGTGCTCGATACACTGAAAACGATGAAAGAAAAAGGCGTGTGGCTGGAAATCACCAATCTGTTGGTCCCAGGCTACACCGACAATCCAAAGATGATTGAAGCAATGTGCAATTGGTTGATCGAAAACGGTTTTTCTGATACACCATTGCATTTCAGCCGTTTTTTCCCGGCATACAAACTTGCAAATATGCCCCCCACACAGGAATCAATACTTATAGAGGCTAAAAATATTGCAGAAAAAGCGGGGATAAAATATGTCTACGTCGGTAATATCCCAAGTCTCCACGACGAAAACACCTACTGTTCACACTGCAAACGAATGATTATTGAGCGCAACGGCTTTAATGTGGAGAGGAATCACATTCAAGAAGGAAAATGCGAGTTCTGCAAAGAACCTATCGCCGGAGTATGGGAATAG
- the amrB gene encoding AmmeMemoRadiSam system protein B: MSDKHPSSGRAPAVAGQFYPASPDVLQKELSELFAAAAPRQYENVRAIISPHAGYVFSGKIAASAFNQIDEKADYKRVILIASSHRAYFDGASVYCDGDFLMPYGKEEVDTEFGKMLVERYPLLFSDNQSPHLNEHSIEVQLPFLQHVLQGKCKIVPIVLGTSDHVVCRRIAMALKPYLNADNLFVVSSDFSHYPEYENAKLVDLATEKAIESNDPKHLLSVLSDNAHKNIPNLDTSLCGWTSVLTLLYMTENDDSFLYHGIKYSNSGDAKLFGGRNQVVGYWAIALTENNGAEKKEFTFSAEEKQQLLQEARWSIEKLFGKVEQTPLDMNNCSSALKAKCGAFVSLHKKDGALRGCIGQMASDKPLIHTIRDKAVAAARYDSRFPAVTKDELKEIDIEISVLSPLQKIHDISEIELGVHGIYLVQGFYSGIFLPQVATETGWDKETFLGHCARDKAGIGWEGWKNADIYIFTATVFGEKE, from the coding sequence ATGAGTGACAAGCATCCAAGCTCCGGTCGGGCGCCTGCAGTGGCCGGACAATTCTATCCTGCCAGTCCCGATGTATTGCAAAAAGAGCTCTCAGAACTTTTTGCTGCTGCTGCTCCCAGACAATATGAGAATGTCAGGGCTATTATTAGTCCTCATGCCGGGTATGTCTTTTCAGGAAAGATCGCCGCTTCGGCTTTCAACCAGATTGATGAGAAAGCAGATTATAAGCGTGTTATCCTGATTGCTTCGTCGCATCGGGCTTACTTTGATGGCGCGTCAGTCTATTGCGACGGCGATTTCCTGATGCCATACGGAAAAGAAGAGGTTGATACCGAATTTGGAAAGATGTTGGTGGAGCGTTATCCTTTACTTTTTTCTGATAATCAGTCACCCCATTTGAACGAGCATAGTATTGAGGTACAACTTCCTTTTTTACAACATGTGTTGCAGGGAAAATGCAAGATTGTACCTATCGTTCTGGGAACATCTGATCATGTGGTTTGCAGACGGATTGCAATGGCCCTGAAGCCCTATCTGAATGCGGATAATTTATTTGTGGTTAGTTCCGATTTCTCTCATTATCCTGAGTACGAGAATGCTAAATTGGTGGATTTGGCTACCGAAAAGGCGATTGAGTCCAATGATCCAAAACATCTTTTGTCTGTTTTGTCAGATAATGCACATAAGAACATTCCTAATCTGGATACCTCTCTTTGCGGCTGGACTTCCGTACTGACACTGCTTTACATGACCGAAAATGATGATTCTTTTCTTTACCATGGTATAAAATATAGCAATTCCGGTGATGCAAAGCTTTTTGGTGGTCGTAATCAGGTGGTGGGCTACTGGGCTATTGCATTGACGGAGAACAATGGTGCAGAAAAAAAAGAGTTCACTTTTTCGGCAGAAGAGAAGCAACAACTGTTGCAGGAGGCAAGGTGGTCTATTGAAAAGCTGTTTGGAAAAGTGGAGCAAACGCCATTGGATATGAATAATTGTTCTTCTGCTCTCAAGGCTAAATGCGGGGCTTTTGTCTCTCTCCATAAGAAAGATGGTGCATTGCGCGGCTGCATTGGACAGATGGCGAGCGATAAACCCTTGATTCATACCATACGTGATAAGGCTGTAGCAGCAGCCAGATACGATTCCCGGTTTCCAGCAGTGACCAAGGATGAGTTGAAGGAGATAGATATTGAGATTTCTGTGCTCTCTCCTTTGCAAAAGATTCACGATATTTCTGAAATTGAACTGGGAGTTCATGGAATTTATTTGGTTCAAGGTTTTTACAGTGGGATATTCTTACCTCAGGTGGCTACCGAAACCGGCTGGGATAAGGAGACTTTCCTTGGCCACTGTGCACGGGATAAGGCCGGCATTGGATGGGAAGGATGGAAGAATGCGGATATTTATATCTTTACTGCTACAGTATTTGGGGAGAAAGAGTAA
- a CDS encoding metallophosphoesterase, with protein sequence MKTNYYLLDSFRKWKGSVLKSALIIAVALLFAGTANAQIQIIYTSDSHYGITRKNFQGATSVNAQVVNAAMVSRMNGMSSVLFPSDNGISAGQTVGSIDYLINTGDIANRQETGIQPAADSWAQFAADYLNGLTLKNRFNQKTSILLCPGNHDVSNAIGFYKTMNPLTDNTSMFNIYNYMFNPSTPKDASTYNYTMDKINYSKNIGGVHFMFVTLWPDSANRIWMDEDLASVSATTPVVIFTHDQPDIETKHLHNPNGDHGVNSADMFENMVEEICKDGTSVSAPSTIEQRNFANYVKSHPNIKAYFHGNSNSNEYYIYRGPDNNIALRTIRVDSPMKGDISSKDETKLSYQVISLDSVSRNMTVRECLWNPTATNGAPVKWGASITFALSKVDSLISVANSLVEADYTIPSWTLLKRAVTSAVSLKDSISTVSLQNALAGLKSKETPYSINMTFNGDPKSRLGFTWFTNTGITGEKVEIVTGNVTDPNAFNSPTFSIDATSTAFNGANYTAARNNLASLAGIENNSKRSYLSNKALVSGLTPNTTYSFRVGKAGAWSEIGTFTTAKDSKDQFSFVYVTDPQANTDEMFDISQRTTHAANAMYPNANFWLSCGDLVESSGSANSEWEYEQFFQTQQDIFMKKPFVPVTGNHDKSTNKNFTNHFNTENVAFDLANSTTPGSVYSFVYGDALFMALSYEDYSVPGQLESIANWMRSQVAAHPDTKWRIAFYHKTMYTGSASHQSDADGKAVRMAMGPVFDELKINLALQGHDHVYEVMGPINNSTRVANSVTNQLSVTFDSRENVTGKQGGVFNVKNGTLYFLNNSAGKKKYEPRSEAQMTSEESKTGITNYFGLFSGRFGQRGLPTFSNITVSSDTIDVKTYEVNDLGQADLFDGFKVVKSDNFASGITNTSNEENAISFYPVPVKDYAYINLKEAVEAKVEVYSLNGLLVKSEPINGSAQIDLKQLTKGVYALKVVAGVSVYTVKFVKE encoded by the coding sequence ATGAAAACAAATTACTATTTATTAGATTCATTCCGAAAATGGAAAGGTAGTGTATTGAAATCAGCGCTGATAATAGCTGTGGCATTGCTCTTCGCAGGAACAGCTAATGCCCAGATTCAGATAATTTACACATCCGATTCTCATTATGGTATTACCAGAAAAAACTTTCAGGGGGCTACATCTGTCAATGCACAGGTTGTCAATGCTGCTATGGTATCCAGAATGAATGGAATGTCATCTGTTTTATTCCCGAGTGATAACGGAATAAGTGCCGGCCAAACTGTTGGATCAATAGATTATTTGATAAATACCGGCGACATTGCAAACAGGCAGGAAACCGGTATTCAACCGGCTGCAGATTCCTGGGCACAATTTGCTGCAGATTATCTTAACGGATTGACTCTGAAAAACAGATTTAATCAGAAAACGTCGATATTACTCTGTCCCGGTAATCATGATGTGTCAAATGCCATTGGATTTTACAAAACGATGAATCCTTTGACCGACAACACTTCCATGTTTAATATCTATAATTATATGTTTAACCCATCTACACCTAAAGATGCTTCAACTTATAACTATACAATGGATAAGATAAATTATTCAAAGAATATTGGCGGAGTGCATTTTATGTTTGTTACCTTGTGGCCGGACTCAGCAAATCGTATCTGGATGGATGAAGATCTTGCTTCTGTAAGTGCAACAACCCCTGTTGTTATTTTTACTCATGACCAGCCGGACATTGAAACAAAACATTTACATAACCCCAACGGTGATCATGGTGTTAACTCTGCCGACATGTTTGAGAATATGGTTGAGGAAATATGCAAAGACGGAACATCCGTTTCGGCTCCTTCTACTATTGAGCAAAGAAATTTTGCGAATTATGTGAAGTCTCATCCTAACATAAAAGCTTACTTTCACGGTAATTCTAATTCAAATGAATACTATATTTACAGGGGGCCGGATAATAATATCGCTCTAAGAACTATTCGTGTTGATTCACCTATGAAGGGGGATATATCCTCAAAAGATGAAACAAAACTTTCGTATCAGGTAATTTCGCTGGATTCTGTATCCAGAAATATGACCGTTCGTGAATGCTTATGGAACCCAACTGCAACCAACGGAGCTCCTGTTAAGTGGGGTGCCAGCATTACATTTGCTTTAAGTAAAGTTGACTCACTGATCAGCGTTGCTAATTCATTGGTTGAAGCTGATTATACAATTCCTTCATGGACACTCCTAAAGAGAGCAGTTACTTCAGCTGTTTCTTTGAAAGATTCAATATCTACGGTGTCTTTACAGAATGCATTGGCCGGACTTAAATCCAAAGAGACTCCTTATAGTATTAACATGACTTTTAATGGGGATCCGAAAAGCAGACTTGGTTTCACCTGGTTTACTAATACTGGAATTACGGGAGAAAAAGTTGAAATTGTAACTGGAAATGTTACTGATCCGAATGCATTTAACTCACCGACATTTAGCATAGATGCCACAAGCACTGCTTTTAATGGAGCAAATTATACTGCGGCAAGAAATAACCTTGCATCTTTAGCTGGAATAGAGAATAATTCTAAAAGAAGTTATTTGAGTAACAAGGCATTAGTTTCCGGCTTAACTCCAAATACAACATATTCATTTCGTGTAGGAAAAGCAGGAGCCTGGAGCGAAATAGGAACTTTTACTACGGCTAAAGATTCAAAAGATCAGTTTTCTTTTGTTTACGTTACTGACCCTCAGGCAAACACAGATGAAATGTTTGATATTTCCCAGAGAACCACACATGCAGCAAATGCAATGTATCCAAATGCTAACTTCTGGTTAAGTTGTGGCGACTTGGTTGAATCTTCAGGATCTGCCAATTCAGAATGGGAATACGAACAATTTTTTCAGACTCAACAGGATATTTTTATGAAAAAACCGTTTGTTCCTGTTACGGGGAATCATGATAAATCAACGAATAAGAACTTTACAAACCACTTCAATACTGAAAATGTAGCGTTCGATCTTGCAAATTCAACTACTCCGGGAAGTGTTTATTCGTTCGTTTATGGTGATGCTCTTTTCATGGCTTTAAGTTATGAGGATTATAGTGTACCCGGACAACTTGAATCAATAGCAAACTGGATGAGAAGTCAGGTAGCTGCACATCCTGATACAAAATGGAGAATAGCATTTTACCATAAAACCATGTATACAGGCAGTGCCAGCCATCAAAGTGATGCTGATGGCAAAGCTGTTCGTATGGCAATGGGTCCGGTTTTTGATGAACTGAAAATAAATCTGGCTTTACAAGGACATGACCATGTTTATGAAGTAATGGGCCCAATCAATAACAGTACACGGGTAGCTAACTCTGTAACAAATCAATTATCGGTTACTTTTGATTCACGCGAAAATGTAACCGGGAAACAGGGTGGAGTATTTAATGTTAAAAATGGTACGCTTTATTTCCTGAATAATTCGGCAGGAAAGAAAAAATATGAACCACGTAGTGAGGCTCAAATGACTTCTGAAGAATCAAAAACTGGTATAACTAATTATTTTGGACTTTTCTCAGGACGTTTTGGACAAAGAGGTCTGCCTACATTTAGCAACATAACTGTAAGCTCGGATACTATTGATGTGAAAACCTATGAGGTTAATGATTTAGGACAAGCTGATTTATTTGATGGCTTCAAGGTCGTTAAGTCTGATAATTTTGCTTCTGGCATTACTAATACTAGCAACGAAGAAAATGCAATAAGCTTTTATCCTGTTCCGGTTAAGGATTATGCTTATATCAACCTGAAAGAAGCTGTTGAGGCAAAGGTGGAAGTATATTCTTTAAATGGTCTGTTGGTTAAATCGGAACCAATTAATGGTTCGGCTCAGATAGATTTGAAACAACTTACAAAAGGAGTTTATGCTTTGAAAGTTGTTGCGGGAGTAAGTGTTTACACTGTAAAGTTTGTTAAGGAATAG
- a CDS encoding NUDIX domain-containing protein, which yields MHPLSQFSFCPKCGSSHFEEHNEKSKICRQCGFVYYFNPSSATVAFILNEKNELLVCRRAKDPKKGTLDLPGGFIDMHETAEEGVTREVLEETSLKVDKATYLFTLPNIYIYSGFLVHTLDMFFLCEVKDSFSFDAKDDVADSFFIPLDKINPEEFGLDSVREGIVRFIKSRTL from the coding sequence ATGCATCCATTATCCCAGTTCAGTTTTTGTCCTAAATGCGGTTCTTCCCACTTTGAAGAACACAATGAAAAGTCAAAGATTTGTCGTCAGTGTGGCTTTGTCTATTATTTCAATCCATCATCCGCCACGGTTGCTTTCATCTTAAATGAGAAGAATGAACTGCTGGTGTGCCGTCGGGCAAAAGATCCCAAGAAGGGAACTTTAGATCTTCCCGGAGGCTTTATTGATATGCACGAAACAGCTGAAGAGGGTGTAACACGGGAAGTGCTCGAGGAGACAAGTTTGAAAGTAGATAAAGCAACTTATCTATTTACACTGCCCAATATTTATATCTATTCCGGCTTCCTGGTACATACACTGGATATGTTTTTCCTTTGTGAAGTAAAGGATAGTTTTTCTTTTGATGCAAAGGATGATGTGGCCGATTCTTTTTTCATTCCTTTAGATAAGATTAATCCGGAAGAGTTTGGCTTGGATTCTGTCAGAGAAGGAATTGTTCGTTTTATAAAGTCCCGGACTCTATAA
- a CDS encoding adenosine kinase — protein sequence MDKIIGLGNALVDVLATLKDDDLLHEMGLPKGSMQLIDETKLQQINDRFSQMKTHLATGGSAGNAILGLASLGAGTGFIGKVGNDKFGDFYRENLIKNNIEEKLLSSDLPSGVASTFISPDGERTFGTYLGAASSLTANDLSIELFEGYSYLFIEGYLVQDHEMILCAIKLAKEAGLQICLDLASYNVVENDLEFFTLLVEKYVDIVFANEEEAKSFTGKEPLEALGDIAGMCSIAIVKIGAKGSYIKKGTEEIHAKSIKVDNVVDTTGAGDFFAAGFLYGLTCGYGLEKCANIGSVLSGNVIQVVGTTMPKQQWDEIKLNINTIISQ from the coding sequence ATGGATAAAATAATTGGTTTAGGCAATGCCCTTGTAGACGTTCTTGCAACATTAAAAGACGATGATTTACTACACGAAATGGGATTACCCAAAGGTAGTATGCAGCTTATTGATGAGACTAAGCTTCAGCAGATTAACGATAGATTTTCTCAGATGAAAACCCACCTTGCAACCGGCGGTTCTGCCGGAAATGCAATCCTGGGATTGGCCAGCCTTGGAGCCGGAACAGGATTTATAGGAAAAGTAGGAAATGATAAATTCGGAGATTTTTATCGCGAAAATCTAATTAAAAACAATATCGAAGAGAAATTACTGAGCAGTGATTTACCTTCAGGAGTAGCTTCAACATTTATTTCACCGGATGGCGAAAGAACTTTCGGTACTTATCTGGGCGCCGCTTCATCACTAACAGCGAATGATCTTTCTATTGAGCTGTTTGAGGGATATAGCTACTTGTTTATTGAAGGATACCTGGTACAGGATCATGAAATGATTCTTTGTGCCATCAAACTGGCCAAAGAAGCTGGATTGCAGATCTGCCTGGACCTTGCCAGTTACAACGTTGTTGAGAACGACCTTGAGTTCTTCACCTTATTGGTAGAAAAATACGTAGATATTGTCTTTGCCAACGAAGAAGAGGCTAAATCTTTCACTGGAAAGGAACCGCTGGAAGCTTTAGGAGATATTGCCGGAATGTGTAGCATTGCCATCGTAAAGATCGGTGCAAAAGGATCCTATATAAAGAAAGGAACCGAAGAGATTCATGCCAAATCTATTAAAGTAGACAATGTAGTGGATACCACCGGAGCCGGAGATTTCTTTGCTGCCGGATTCCTTTACGGATTAACTTGTGGATATGGTCTGGAGAAATGTGCAAACATCGGTTCTGTTTTATCCGGAAACGTTATTCAGGTGGTAGGAACTACTATGCCAAAACAGCAATGGGATGAAATAAAGTTAAATATTAACACTATTATTTCGCAATAA
- a CDS encoding S41 family peptidase: MKNFLTKKIAILAGVVLLGLSFSSFKDDDRNIKAAKNLDIFNAIYKELDMFYVDTINPDKSIRTGIDAMLEALDPYTEYYAEEDMGDLNLMIKGSYGGIGSVITYYKGKVAIDEPYEGMPAAKAGLKAGDVLVEIDGKDLKGKSVAQVSELLKGQIGTSFLLKVERPGTKKPLEFKLTRESIQIPAVPYYSVEANNTGYIQLSSFTGKPAKEFKDAFLALKKKGITSLVIDLRNNGGGLLDEAVEIANMFLPRGTEIVATRGKMKQGDRIYKTAHEPIDPNIPITVLVNSSSASASEILSGAFQDLDRAVIMGTRTYGKGLVQTTRNLPYGCSLKLTTAKYYIPSGRCVQAIDYKHRNEDGSVGRVPDSLTTVFHTAAGREVRDGGGITPDMEIKAEKTPNILYYLLVDKLIFEYANNYCLKHTTIPAAKDFVLTDEDYKEFKAMVNKSDFKYDRQSDKVLKNLKEVAEFEGYMDDASEEFKALEKKLSHNQDRDLDHFSKDIKSLISAEIVKRYQYQKGAITQQLKNDDGLVKAIELLNNPEKYKSILSTVKASSPHTASAQAK, encoded by the coding sequence ATGAAAAATTTCCTCACTAAAAAGATTGCTATCCTGGCTGGAGTGGTTCTGCTGGGACTTTCCTTCTCCAGCTTTAAAGATGATGACAGAAACATCAAGGCTGCTAAAAATCTCGATATCTTCAATGCTATTTATAAAGAACTGGACATGTTTTATGTAGACACCATCAATCCAGACAAAAGCATCCGTACAGGCATAGATGCTATGCTTGAAGCATTAGATCCCTACACGGAATATTATGCTGAAGAAGATATGGGCGATCTCAACCTGATGATTAAGGGAAGTTACGGAGGTATTGGTTCGGTTATTACCTACTATAAAGGAAAAGTGGCCATAGACGAACCTTACGAAGGTATGCCGGCGGCAAAAGCCGGATTGAAGGCAGGTGATGTTCTAGTGGAAATAGACGGAAAAGATTTAAAAGGTAAATCCGTAGCTCAGGTGAGCGAACTTTTAAAAGGTCAGATCGGGACCAGTTTTCTCCTGAAAGTGGAACGTCCCGGAACTAAGAAACCCCTGGAATTTAAATTAACGCGTGAATCCATTCAGATACCGGCAGTACCCTATTATAGTGTAGAAGCAAATAATACCGGATACATCCAGCTAAGTTCTTTCACCGGGAAACCGGCCAAAGAGTTTAAAGATGCTTTTCTGGCACTGAAAAAGAAAGGCATTACCTCATTGGTAATTGACTTGCGCAACAACGGTGGAGGATTACTGGACGAAGCTGTTGAGATTGCCAATATGTTTCTTCCAAGAGGAACAGAAATTGTTGCTACCCGTGGAAAGATGAAACAAGGAGACAGAATATATAAAACAGCTCACGAGCCTATTGATCCGAATATTCCTATTACTGTATTAGTCAATAGCTCATCTGCCTCAGCTTCAGAAATTCTTTCAGGTGCATTTCAGGATCTTGATCGTGCAGTGATTATGGGAACAAGAACGTATGGAAAGGGACTTGTGCAAACCACCCGGAACCTGCCTTACGGATGCAGTCTGAAGCTTACCACTGCCAAATATTATATCCCCAGCGGACGATGCGTTCAGGCCATTGATTACAAACACCGCAACGAAGACGGAAGCGTGGGACGCGTACCGGATAGTCTTACCACCGTATTCCACACAGCTGCAGGCAGAGAAGTTCGTGACGGAGGAGGTATTACACCGGATATGGAAATCAAAGCGGAAAAAACTCCTAATATCCTTTATTACCTACTGGTAGACAAACTTATCTTTGAATATGCCAACAATTATTGCCTGAAACATACAACCATCCCTGCCGCAAAGGATTTTGTACTGACAGACGAGGATTATAAAGAGTTCAAGGCAATGGTTAATAAATCCGATTTTAAATATGACCGCCAAAGCGATAAAGTACTTAAAAATCTCAAAGAGGTAGCAGAATTCGAAGGATACATGGACGATGCATCGGAAGAGTTTAAAGCGCTGGAAAAGAAGCTGAGTCATAACCAGGACCGTGATCTGGATCATTTCTCTAAGGATATCAAATCGCTGATCTCTGCCGAGATTGTTAAGCGTTACCAATATCAGAAGGGAGCAATTACCCAACAACTGAAGAATGACGATGGATTAGTGAAAGCTATTGAGTTACTCAATAATCCTGAAAAATATAAGAGTATCTTAAGTACGGTTAAAGCAAGTTCGCCTCATACTGCTTCAGCTCAAGCAAAGTGA
- a CDS encoding 4-hydroxy-3-methylbut-2-en-1-yl diphosphate synthase, producing the protein MDYFNYSRRKSSVVNIGGTPLGGENPIRIQSMTNTSTQDTEASVAQARRIVDAGGEYVRLTTQGIKEAENLMNINVALRQSGYMVPLVADVHFNPKVADVAACYAEKVRINPGNYVDAARTFKKFEYTDEEYAQELQKIRERFVPFLNICKENYTAIRIGVNHGSLSDRIMSRYGDTPEGIVESCMEFLRICVEENFTAVVISIKASNTVVMVRTVRLLVATMEKEGMDFPLHLGVTEAGDGEDGRIKSALGIGALLSDGIGDTVRVSLSEDPECEIPVARKLVDYVTARADHMYIPGIVAPEFDYLSPSRRKTFAVKNIGGENLPVVIVDRMDGKTDYDPQFTPDYIYAGRELPQECLSGVGYILDGDVWTGKENTYPAFNINSIDALKESKSELNFFFLPYMALTEELAEDLKTMNNVVIISQSNHQNRLGEHRSLVHQLMSAGCEHPVVFFQYYTENEAEDLQIKSAADMGALIFDGFCDGLFIFNQGSLSHAVVDATSFGILQAGRIRTSKTEYISCPGCGRTLFDLQSTIARVKAATNHLTGLKIGVMGCIVNGPGEMADADYGYVGAGRGKVSLYKKKECIEKNIPEEEAVEKLIELIKVNEDYMEKE; encoded by the coding sequence ATGGACTATTTTAATTATTCCCGTCGTAAATCATCAGTTGTAAATATCGGAGGGACTCCGTTGGGAGGAGAGAATCCTATCCGCATACAGTCAATGACAAATACTTCCACACAAGATACCGAAGCTAGTGTGGCTCAGGCCAGAAGAATTGTTGATGCCGGAGGAGAATATGTGCGTCTCACCACTCAGGGAATCAAGGAAGCGGAAAATTTAATGAATATAAATGTTGCGCTTCGACAATCCGGATACATGGTTCCTTTGGTTGCCGATGTTCACTTCAATCCTAAAGTAGCCGATGTGGCAGCCTGTTATGCCGAGAAAGTGAGAATCAACCCCGGTAATTACGTTGATGCCGCTCGTACTTTCAAGAAGTTTGAGTATACTGACGAAGAATATGCTCAGGAATTACAGAAAATCCGTGAGCGCTTTGTTCCTTTCCTGAATATCTGCAAAGAAAATTATACCGCAATTCGTATTGGGGTAAATCATGGTTCATTGTCGGACCGGATTATGAGCCGCTATGGCGATACACCGGAAGGAATTGTGGAATCGTGCATGGAATTCCTGCGCATTTGCGTGGAAGAGAATTTTACAGCCGTTGTTATCTCCATTAAAGCGTCAAACACTGTAGTGATGGTAAGAACCGTCCGCCTGTTAGTAGCCACAATGGAGAAAGAAGGAATGGATTTTCCTCTTCACCTGGGAGTTACCGAAGCTGGCGACGGAGAAGACGGAAGAATAAAGTCTGCTTTGGGAATTGGTGCACTTTTGTCGGATGGAATAGGCGATACCGTTCGTGTGTCGCTCAGTGAAGATCCCGAATGTGAAATTCCTGTTGCCAGAAAGCTGGTAGATTATGTAACTGCAAGAGCCGACCATATGTATATACCGGGTATTGTAGCTCCTGAATTTGATTATCTCTCACCATCAAGAAGAAAGACATTCGCCGTGAAGAATATCGGAGGAGAGAATCTACCGGTGGTTATTGTCGACCGGATGGATGGTAAAACTGATTATGATCCACAATTCACTCCTGATTATATCTATGCCGGACGTGAACTTCCGCAAGAGTGTTTGTCTGGAGTGGGTTATATACTGGATGGAGATGTGTGGACCGGGAAAGAAAACACCTATCCGGCATTTAACATTAACAGCATTGACGCGCTGAAGGAATCGAAATCTGAGCTGAACTTCTTTTTCCTTCCCTATATGGCCTTGACAGAGGAGCTGGCGGAAGACTTGAAGACGATGAATAACGTTGTTATCATCTCACAAAGCAATCACCAGAACCGATTAGGAGAACATCGTTCATTGGTGCATCAACTTATGTCCGCAGGATGCGAGCATCCGGTGGTTTTTTTTCAATATTATACCGAGAATGAAGCAGAAGACTTACAGATAAAATCAGCTGCAGACATGGGTGCACTTATTTTTGATGGCTTTTGTGACGGACTCTTTATCTTTAATCAGGGAAGCTTAAGTCATGCTGTGGTAGATGCTACTTCATTTGGAATCTTACAAGCAGGCCGTATTCGCACTAGTAAAACGGAATATATTTCCTGTCCGGGTTGTGGAAGAACACTTTTCGACTTGCAATCAACCATTGCCCGTGTAAAAGCCGCCACTAATCACCTTACCGGTTTAAAGATTGGAGTCATGGGCTGTATAGTCAATGGTCCCGGCGAAATGGCTGATGCCGATTATGGTTACGTAGGTGCAGGCCGTGGTAAGGTAAGCCTTTATAAAAAGAAAGAATGCATTGAAAAGAATATTCCCGAAGAGGAAGCTGTTGAAAAACTGATTGAGCTAATTAAGGTTAATGAGGATTATATGGAGAAAGAGTAA